CGAATACGGAGAGGCCAAGCAGCTTCACCTGCTTTCCGGCATCGTTGATATAGTATTCCCGCTCCACCTCGTATCCGGCCGCCTTCAGAAGGTTGGAAAGGGCCGCACCGACCGCGGCACCTCTGCCATGGCCGAGATGCAAGGGTCCCGTAGGATTTGCGCTGACGAACTCTATCTGGATCTTTCTGCCTTTGCCGATTTCTCTCCTGAGGAATGCCTCTCCTTGAGAGAGAAGGTCCTTCATTTCCGAGAAGAGATATCGCGGAGAAAACGTGAAGTTGATAAACCCCGGTCCTGCGATATCTATCTTCTCAAAAATATCCGGCTCTCCCAGCGATTTCAGAATCTCTTCGGCGATCTGCCTCGGTGGTTTCTTGAGGGTCTTCGAGAGGTTCATCGCAACCGGCGTAGCAAGATCGCCCATTTTTTCGTCCCGCGGCACCTCAAGTTCAACGGGGACATTTTGGAGGCCGATGCCCTGCATCGCTTCTTCTACGAGCTCCCTGATATCTTTTTTCATCGTAAGAGTTTAAACACCTTGGAGCCTAAAGTCAACGATTTCGCATCGGTATTGCCATTTTCCTGTCCCCCCCCTTAAACTATCGTGGATGAAACTCTTGCCTGCGATGCTCTTTGTTGTAGCCCTCTTCTTCGGGGGTCTGTTATTCCTTCAAACGCGGAGACCAGTTTCAGGTGCTGCGCCGCTACCGGGTATGCAGGGACCTGCGCGAAAGAAGATTAAGCGGCTGTTAACGATTCTCTTTCTTTTTTTCGTCCTGCTTTTCCTTCTGAAGATTCTGGGAAAGATCGCACTCCTTGTCGCAGGTATCCTCTTTTTAATCTCTCGCCTCGTCTTCAAAGGGAAATAGCCGGCAGATAGAAGAATAAAAAAGATAGTTCTCAGGTAACAGCATCGTATACGCGACATCGTGAGGAAGCTGCAGGGAGAGGGAATAGGCAGGTTTGAAACTTCCCGTCGAAGGTGCGACGGATTTACGTCCTGGAGCCGAGGGTCAGCAACGGTTCCGTGTGAAACGCCATTTCGTGTTATCTAATTGCGGATCACTCTTTTTCTTTCTTCTCTGACTCATCAGCCGGGACATAGGAAACATCCGTTTCGAAGTCACCGAGGGGCCTCTTGAAGGTGAACCTGAAGGACTGACCCACAAGGACATCAGCGGTGTTCTTGACGTTTTGACTATTGGGAAGAACAAAGGGCAAACAGACGAGAAAAAAGGCACCCCCGACAACCATGGCAACGAACCCAAGCGGCCTTGCGAGAACAATATCTCCTGCGACGGAGAATGGATCTTTGGAGTCTGCAAACGACACTGTTGTGTTAAATAGGAGAAAGCATACGACGACCAAAACTGCTATTTTTCTCATCATCTGTCCTCCGTCTTAAGGGCGCCTCATAAGGCTGCCCTCTCGCATTTTGTTCAAATTATCATATCGTATATTACTTTATCACAAGAGCCTCTCCCGTTCAACCGCAAGGCCGCCTGCGTCTCTGGGCAGGAGCAATTCGGCGGAGCATCGGTCGACTCTCTCATCCTGCGCCTTTGCGGAAGGCGCCTCTATTCTTTATTCGCCTCGAATCGTTCGAGGAGGTCTTTCTTCTTGATCCTGCCATGGAGTGCGGTGCCGTCCCTGAATTCCAAGACCGGGATGTCGAACCGGTAAAGCTCGTAGAGGGTGTCGTTCGCCGCGATATCGATCTTTTCGACTATCAGGCGATACTTTTCCATCAGACCGTTGAGCAGCTCCTCAGCCCTTTCGCAGAGCCAGCACCCCGCCTTGTAATAATACCTCAGTCTCACCATGGTACGCCGCCCTCGAGAATGCTTAGGTCTTCAATTGATCCCTCATGATTCTCTGCTTCAGAAAGCAGATCGCGAGACCCGCAGACTCGAAATTTTATTTCAACGATGGTCGTTCCGAAGATCCTCTCTTCACTCCAAAGAACGCCTTCCATGAATTTCAGCATATCCTCGGCAACTGCTCTCCCTGGAGCATCTCGAGTATGCGGTTGCCACCGATTACGGTTTGGAGCAATACCATCCCCTCCGGAGAATCTTCAACCTCACCGATAATCCGTGTATCAGAACCGTAAGGATGCTCTCTCATCTTCGACACGAGGGGCTCGGCATCTCTCGGGTCCGCAATCGCGACGAGTATCCCCTCATTCGCGACATACAGGGGATCATAACCGAGGAGTTCACAGGCACCCCTCACCTGGGGCGGAATGGGAAGGGCATCCTCTCTTATCCTTATGCACTTGCCCGATTCCTTCGCAGCCTCTTTCAGGGTCGTAGCGAGACCGCCCCGCGTGGGGTCTCTCATGAACCGTATTTCATGGGTGATGCCGAGCATCGAACCGACAATGCCGTTAAGCGGCCTCGTATCACTCCTGACCGGCGGGTTAAAGGTTATTCCGTTCCTCTCGGCGATGATCGCTATTCCGTGATTGCCGAGCCCTCCGCTCACGATGACCTTGTCGCCGCTCCTTATCCTCGAAGGAGATATGTCAATGTCGTCCGCTATGATGCCGATACCGGCTGTATTGATGAAGATCCCGTCACCCTTTCCTCTGTTTACGACCTTTGTGTCCCCGGCTACGATCCTCACACCGGCTCCCTCGGCGGCTTCAGACATCGCTGAAACGATCCTTTTCAGGTCTGAAAAGGGGAACCCTTCCTCGATAATGAAACCCGACGAAAGATAGAGGGGCATCGCACCTGCCATGGCGAGATCATTTACTGTTCCGAATACGGCAAGCTCGCCGATATTGCCGCCCGGGAAAAAGAGAGGCGAGACGACGTAGGAATCGGTCGTGAAGGCGAGCCTACCGGTCTCCACAGAAACAACAGCCGAATCCCCGAATCCGCTCATGGAGAACGCGGGCGCGAAATGCTCCGCAATCAATTCGTGCATCATTTTGCCGCCGCTTCCGTGGCCGAGACGTATTTTATCCACGGTGGGGTCCGTATTTATAATAGGCCGCGCAGCTTCCTTCGGTGCTCACCATGCAGGCCCCGACGGGGCTTTCAGGAGTGCACGCGGTCGCGAAGAGAGGACAATCAGTCGGAATTTTCACGCCCCTCAGGACATCACCGCAGGAGCAGGCTGAGGGCTCCGGGCAATAGGGGACTTCCGGATTGAACCTCTTCAGGGCATCATAGGCAACAAACTCCTCCCGGATCTTCAGTCCGCTGCCCGGGATCGTTCCGATTCCCCTCCAGTAGGCATCGGACGGTTCAAAGATCTTGCCTATCAACTCCATCGCCTTCGGATTGCCCTGCTCCCTGACAACCTTCGCATATTGTATCTCGATCCTGGCAGCGTTCTCGGCTGTCTGCTTCAGGAGCATCCTTATTCCCTCGAGGATATCTTCGGCGCTGAAGCCCGTAATCACTGCAGGTTTCTTGTAGTCAGCTGCGATGAATTCATAGGGTCTCTTCCCGATGATCGTGCTCACATGCCCGGGGAGAATAAAGCCGTCAACCCGGAGTCCAGGTGAATCGAGCAGGGCCTTGAGAGCGGGGGGGACGAGTTTGTGGGCGGAATGGACAGAAACATTTTTCAGTCCTCTTCTCTCAACCTCTCCGATGGTAGCGGCGATGAGGGGAGATGTCGTCTCAAACCCCGTGGCAAAGAAGATAACTTCTTTTCCCTTCTCCTGCTCCGCAATCCGAAGGGCATCCATAGGCGAATAGACAATCCTGACGTCTGCTCCCTCGGCCCTCACATCATCGAGGGCCTGCCTTCCCCCGGGGACCCTCATCATGTCACCGAAGGTGGTAAGGACAACGCCATCCATCCGGGAAAGGGCGATGGCGGAATCTACGTCCTTTATCGAGGTAACGCAGACCGGACAACCGGGCCCGCTCAAGAGGCTCACCGCCTCAGGGATAATCCCCCTGATACCATGACGGAAAATCGCGACCGTGTGCGTGCCGCAGACCTCCATGAGTTTCAGCGGTCTCCCTATCCTCTCCATGAGAGTTCTTATTTCGGTGAGACAATCTTTCATCTTCCTTATCCCCTCTTCAGTCTCTCCCTTACCAGGTACGCCTGACCGAGCGAGATGCAGGCGTCGTTACAGGGAACCGCTTCATTTAGGAAAACATTCCATCCTCTGGAGTTCAGCAATCCCGTCGTCTTCTTCAGGAGATAG
This region of Thermodesulfovibrionales bacterium genomic DNA includes:
- the hypE gene encoding hydrogenase expression/formation protein HypE, translated to MDKIRLGHGSGGKMMHELIAEHFAPAFSMSGFGDSAVVSVETGRLAFTTDSYVVSPLFFPGGNIGELAVFGTVNDLAMAGAMPLYLSSGFIIEEGFPFSDLKRIVSAMSEAAEGAGVRIVAGDTKVVNRGKGDGIFINTAGIGIIADDIDISPSRIRSGDKVIVSGGLGNHGIAIIAERNGITFNPPVRSDTRPLNGIVGSMLGITHEIRFMRDPTRGGLATTLKEAAKESGKCIRIREDALPIPPQVRGACELLGYDPLYVANEGILVAIADPRDAEPLVSKMREHPYGSDTRIIGEVEDSPEGMVLLQTVIGGNRILEMLQGEQLPRIC
- the hypD gene encoding hydrogenase formation protein HypD, encoding MKDCLTEIRTLMERIGRPLKLMEVCGTHTVAIFRHGIRGIIPEAVSLLSGPGCPVCVTSIKDVDSAIALSRMDGVVLTTFGDMMRVPGGRQALDDVRAEGADVRIVYSPMDALRIAEQEKGKEVIFFATGFETTSPLIAATIGEVERRGLKNVSVHSAHKLVPPALKALLDSPGLRVDGFILPGHVSTIIGKRPYEFIAADYKKPAVITGFSAEDILEGIRMLLKQTAENAARIEIQYAKVVREQGNPKAMELIGKIFEPSDAYWRGIGTIPGSGLKIREEFVAYDALKRFNPEVPYCPEPSACSCGDVLRGVKIPTDCPLFATACTPESPVGACMVSTEGSCAAYYKYGPHRG
- a CDS encoding glutaredoxin family protein, producing the protein MVRLRYYYKAGCWLCERAEELLNGLMEKYRLIVEKIDIAANDTLYELYRFDIPVLEFRDGTALHGRIKKKDLLERFEANKE